The Halosimplex litoreum genome has a window encoding:
- a CDS encoding DsbA family protein codes for MNGTSVGRRRFLSAAALSGLGGLAGCLGSGGVSDAGKRDVSSNPVASSLDGRPRLGPARSETDITLVTFDDPSCPSCASYHGGTFGEIESKWVESGKATVYNRLYPYVAPWGRTAIHALVALNRRRPEQFWSLKSKYYANQDRLSADNIVEETRRFLRDTDVDADAVARAAENGANESYVSTEVSDGDDAGLYGVPLTYLFEDGEFVTTIMTESFGTFSSAVESHG; via the coding sequence ATGAACGGGACGAGTGTCGGACGCCGCCGGTTTCTGTCGGCCGCTGCCCTGTCCGGTCTCGGTGGGCTGGCCGGCTGTCTGGGATCCGGCGGCGTCTCGGACGCGGGGAAACGTGACGTTTCGTCGAATCCTGTCGCCAGTTCGTTGGACGGGCGTCCCCGACTCGGTCCCGCGCGGTCAGAGACCGACATCACGCTCGTGACCTTCGACGACCCCAGCTGTCCGTCGTGTGCCAGCTACCACGGCGGGACGTTCGGGGAGATCGAGTCGAAGTGGGTCGAATCCGGGAAGGCGACCGTGTACAACCGACTCTACCCGTACGTCGCCCCGTGGGGACGGACGGCTATCCACGCCCTCGTCGCGCTCAACCGCCGGCGACCCGAACAGTTCTGGTCGCTCAAGTCGAAGTACTACGCCAACCAGGACCGGCTCTCGGCGGACAACATCGTCGAGGAGACCAGGCGGTTCCTCCGGGACACCGATGTCGACGCCGACGCCGTCGCGCGGGCCGCGGAGAACGGCGCCAACGAGTCGTACGTATCGACGGAAGTGTCCGACGGGGACGACGCCGGGCTCTACGGTGTCCCGCTCACCTACCTGTTCGAGGACGGCGAGTTCGTGACGACGATCATGACCGAGAGTTTCGGTACGTTCTCCAGTGCGGTCGAGAGCCATGGGTAG
- a CDS encoding DUF7269 family protein: protein MSRSVTATLGVLLGVVGLAALAVPSITTPLPTGESFVLIVGLVLLLGAVAQVQRRRHTDLEYAETPDAELAVNLPTPGDDLDRRLGRLQLTRFNEAERHRIRDEIGGVAAETIRRRERGSAEAAQRALDEGTWTDDPFAAAFFTGRVPEAPTTDRLRELFDRESPFKRRAVRAIDALERLLEADDRRAVDDRRETDGQPEADDE, encoded by the coding sequence ATGAGTCGGAGCGTCACGGCGACGCTGGGGGTGCTCCTGGGCGTCGTCGGGCTCGCCGCGCTCGCCGTCCCGTCGATTACGACGCCGCTACCGACCGGCGAGTCGTTCGTCCTGATCGTCGGGTTGGTCCTCCTCCTAGGGGCGGTGGCGCAGGTCCAGCGCCGACGCCACACCGACCTCGAGTACGCGGAGACGCCGGATGCCGAGCTGGCGGTCAACCTGCCGACGCCGGGCGACGACCTGGACCGGCGGCTCGGTCGGCTGCAGCTGACGCGGTTCAACGAGGCCGAACGCCACCGCATCCGCGACGAGATCGGCGGCGTGGCCGCCGAGACGATCCGGCGCCGCGAGCGCGGCTCGGCGGAGGCGGCCCAGCGGGCGCTCGACGAGGGGACCTGGACCGACGACCCGTTCGCGGCGGCCTTCTTCACCGGTCGGGTGCCCGAGGCGCCGACGACCGACCGCCTCCGGGAGCTGTTCGACCGCGAGTCGCCGTTCAAGCGCCGCGCCGTCCGGGCGATCGACGCGCTCGAACGGCTGCTGGAGGCAGACGACAGGCGGGCGGTCGACGACCGACGCGAGACCGACGGCCAACCGGAGGCCGACGATGAGTGA
- the nadE gene encoding NAD(+) synthase encodes MSDAARHPRVLDLPRDETGLATTTVALRRLQELLPEFLVDRVTDADAEGLVVPLDGGVATATAVALAVDAVGAEDVLALTMPAGLTDEATARTAETVAEMLGVDHRRLQLQPVVAAFQETVGDAGGPADDIVATDNAVERFRTATTYYFANRRESLVVGPVDRTARLLGSATKYGETGVDCFLFGDLYWTEVHALAAAMDLPVDLLGGAERAPPHDSTDADRLDVDVETVDRALRLHVDEGREPRAVADRLGIDRSVVTRLKEWCATTRHKRHMPPKPSTNR; translated from the coding sequence GTGAGTGACGCGGCCAGGCACCCGCGCGTGCTGGACCTGCCCCGCGACGAGACCGGGCTGGCGACGACGACCGTCGCGCTCAGACGACTGCAGGAGCTGTTGCCGGAGTTCCTCGTCGACCGAGTGACCGACGCCGACGCCGAGGGGCTGGTCGTCCCGCTGGACGGCGGGGTCGCCACCGCGACGGCGGTGGCGCTGGCCGTCGACGCGGTCGGCGCCGAAGACGTGCTCGCGCTCACGATGCCCGCGGGGTTGACCGACGAGGCGACCGCGCGGACCGCCGAGACGGTCGCGGAGATGCTCGGCGTCGACCACCGGCGACTGCAGCTGCAGCCGGTCGTCGCGGCGTTTCAGGAGACGGTGGGCGACGCCGGCGGTCCGGCCGACGATATCGTCGCGACGGACAACGCCGTCGAGCGGTTCCGGACGGCGACGACCTACTACTTCGCCAACCGTCGGGAGTCGCTGGTCGTCGGGCCGGTCGACCGGACGGCCCGGCTGCTCGGGTCGGCGACGAAGTACGGCGAGACGGGCGTCGACTGTTTCCTGTTCGGCGATCTCTACTGGACGGAGGTCCACGCGCTCGCTGCGGCGATGGACCTGCCGGTCGACCTGCTCGGAGGGGCCGAGCGCGCGCCGCCTCACGACTCGACCGACGCGGACAGGCTCGACGTCGACGTCGAGACAGTCGACCGGGCGCTGCGACTCCACGTCGACGAGGGCCGCGAGCCGCGGGCGGTTGCCGACCGTCTGGGGATCGACCGCTCGGTCGTGACCCGGCTGAAAGAGTGGTGCGCGACGACGCGACACAAGCGACACATGCCGCCCAAACCGTCGACGAACCGGTGA
- a CDS encoding DUF58 domain-containing protein — protein sequence MSEDGPERPDGGRAVIDEADEPSVAVDDERRTADGSERDDDAVETAPADGTSAGDASVDTGGAGEIAAATVRSSRLRSTNHWVGFATLVFGSAGLGALLRSRPLMLAAVVGVGYLAYANTTEAPEPELAIQRRLSEEDPEPGDTVEVTVVVENVGEAALADLRVVEQVPEALAVTDGPARAATALRPGARMTFSYTVLARRGAYRFEGVTVIARNASGSRERELDVGTESAAITCLAPVDATATVPLRGLTSPYTGRVSTDSSGEGTEFSSLREYQHGDSLSRIDWNTFARDRTLTTMEFREERMATVVVVLDLRPEAYLQAGDDGQHAVDRGIDAARRVFNSLLDTGDRVGIAAFAAESVWLSPGAGPTHRARARELLSTHSALSPLPPDGRVYVRFQLRRLAQRLDDDAQVVFVSPMPDDTSTVIARSLHVRGHAVTVISPDPTMSDTPGRRLAAVERSNRLNDLRGSDVRVVDWDGDERLAEALERARRRWSG from the coding sequence ATGAGTGAGGACGGCCCCGAGCGGCCGGACGGCGGCCGGGCGGTGATCGACGAGGCCGACGAGCCGTCCGTCGCGGTCGACGACGAACGTCGGACGGCCGATGGGTCCGAGCGGGACGACGACGCGGTGGAGACGGCGCCGGCCGACGGGACGAGCGCGGGCGACGCCTCGGTGGACACGGGCGGGGCCGGGGAGATAGCGGCGGCGACGGTTCGGTCGTCGCGGCTCCGGTCGACCAACCACTGGGTAGGGTTCGCGACGCTCGTCTTCGGCTCGGCGGGGCTGGGGGCCCTGTTGCGCTCGCGGCCGCTCATGCTCGCGGCGGTGGTCGGCGTCGGGTATCTCGCGTACGCGAACACGACCGAGGCGCCCGAGCCCGAGCTCGCCATCCAGCGGCGCCTCTCCGAGGAGGACCCGGAGCCGGGGGACACCGTCGAGGTGACGGTCGTCGTCGAGAACGTGGGCGAGGCGGCGCTGGCGGACCTGCGGGTCGTCGAGCAGGTGCCGGAGGCGCTTGCGGTCACCGACGGACCGGCGCGGGCGGCGACCGCGCTCCGCCCGGGCGCGCGGATGACCTTCTCATACACCGTCCTCGCGCGGCGGGGGGCCTACCGGTTCGAGGGGGTGACCGTGATCGCCCGCAACGCCAGCGGCAGTCGCGAGCGCGAACTCGACGTCGGGACCGAGTCGGCGGCGATCACCTGTCTGGCCCCGGTCGACGCGACCGCGACGGTCCCGTTGCGCGGGCTCACGTCGCCGTACACCGGCCGCGTCTCGACGGACTCCTCGGGCGAGGGGACCGAGTTCTCGTCGCTACGGGAGTACCAGCACGGCGACTCCCTCTCGCGGATCGACTGGAACACGTTCGCCCGCGACCGGACGCTGACGACGATGGAGTTCCGCGAGGAGCGCATGGCGACGGTGGTGGTCGTCCTCGACCTGCGCCCGGAGGCGTACCTCCAGGCCGGCGACGACGGCCAACACGCCGTCGACCGGGGCATCGACGCCGCTCGCCGCGTGTTCAACTCGCTGCTCGACACGGGCGACCGCGTCGGGATCGCCGCGTTCGCGGCCGAATCCGTCTGGCTGTCGCCCGGCGCGGGGCCGACTCACCGCGCTCGCGCCCGTGAACTGCTGTCCACCCACTCGGCGCTGTCGCCGCTCCCGCCCGACGGGCGGGTGTATGTCCGCTTCCAGCTGCGTCGGCTGGCCCAGCGACTCGACGACGACGCGCAGGTGGTGTTCGTCTCGCCGATGCCCGACGACACCAGCACGGTGATCGCCCGCTCGCTGCACGTGCGGGGCCACGCAGTCACCGTCATCAGCCCGGACCCGACGATGAGCGACACGCCCGGGCGGCGGCTGGCGGCCGTCGAGCGGTCGAACCGGCTGAACGACTTGCGGGGCAGCGACGTGCGCGTCGTCGACTGGGACGGTGACGAGCGGCTGGCCGAGGCGCTCGAGCGCGCACGCAGGCGGTGGTCTGGATGA
- a CDS encoding lanthionine synthetase LanC family protein, translating into MRFEDRHYVPEQPRWPDFRFDRYREGWCAGRAGIGLTRLRMFETDRRPVLRRDLDRALGGLDHDSLAREDQVCCGNFSRVEFLLRASRVLDVDAYWRQAEELATDAVHRAEQRGEFSVPWQTDNWYAKSLFLGEPGIGYSLLRLAGADLPCLLLWE; encoded by the coding sequence CTGCGGTTCGAGGACCGCCACTACGTCCCCGAGCAGCCGAGATGGCCTGATTTTCGGTTCGATCGGTACCGCGAGGGGTGGTGTGCCGGCCGCGCAGGGATCGGACTCACACGCTTGCGGATGTTCGAGACCGACCGGCGGCCGGTCTTGCGCCGAGACCTCGACCGGGCGCTCGGCGGCCTCGACCACGACAGCCTCGCGCGCGAGGACCAGGTCTGCTGCGGTAATTTCAGCCGCGTCGAGTTCCTGCTCCGCGCGTCTCGCGTCCTCGACGTCGACGCGTACTGGCGACAGGCCGAGGAGCTGGCGACCGACGCCGTCCACCGGGCCGAACAGCGGGGCGAGTTCTCCGTCCCGTGGCAGACCGACAACTGGTACGCGAAATCGCTGTTCCTGGGCGAGCCCGGGATCGGCTACAGCCTCCTCCGACTGGCCGGTGCGGACCTCCCGTGTCTCCTCCTCTGGGAGTGA
- a CDS encoding DUF4129 domain-containing protein, translated as MDASRLSPRTVALAVLCVAVIAFAAATLDSTTDPSASAGAGYTGPVDQLGGERTPAEESTGDSRSQRDSLFDLDFERGTPLQFCQPWLKQPLVQLLLVLGTVGVFSVGRWLDDAATGLAAVFVVGYPGFFLYLLFTTCRSDLGLLSLADGGRPAQEGGGLFGGEATVAPPSFSTAALLVLVVVTLVAVAALVLTGNHDQREDHERGGDEDDPEPESPADMRAVGAAAGRAADRIEESDEFENEVYRAWAAMTDHLAVDRPESSTPAEFATAATAAGMDPSDVARLTEVFEEVRYGGEEPTAERERAAVETLRRIEATYADADAEGSRGEDGVDGEANDR; from the coding sequence GTGGATGCGTCACGCCTGAGCCCGCGGACGGTCGCGCTCGCCGTGCTGTGCGTCGCGGTGATCGCGTTCGCGGCGGCGACGCTCGACTCGACGACTGACCCGAGCGCGTCGGCCGGCGCGGGATACACCGGCCCGGTCGACCAGCTGGGTGGCGAGCGCACCCCGGCCGAGGAGTCGACCGGCGACAGCAGGAGCCAGCGCGACTCGTTGTTCGACCTCGACTTCGAGCGGGGGACGCCGCTGCAGTTCTGCCAGCCGTGGCTCAAACAGCCGCTCGTCCAGCTGCTGTTGGTGCTCGGGACCGTCGGCGTGTTCTCGGTCGGTCGCTGGCTCGACGACGCGGCGACGGGGCTGGCCGCCGTCTTCGTCGTCGGTTACCCCGGTTTCTTCCTGTATCTCCTCTTTACGACCTGTCGGTCGGACCTGGGGCTGCTCTCGCTCGCCGACGGTGGCCGACCCGCACAGGAGGGCGGCGGGCTGTTCGGCGGGGAGGCCACCGTCGCGCCGCCCTCGTTCTCGACGGCCGCGCTGCTCGTGCTCGTCGTCGTCACGCTGGTCGCCGTCGCCGCGCTGGTGTTGACCGGTAACCACGACCAGCGCGAGGACCACGAGCGCGGCGGCGACGAGGACGACCCCGAGCCTGAGTCGCCCGCGGATATGCGGGCGGTCGGCGCGGCCGCGGGGCGGGCGGCCGACCGCATCGAGGAGAGCGACGAGTTCGAGAACGAAGTCTACCGGGCGTGGGCGGCGATGACCGACCACCTCGCGGTCGACCGACCCGAGTCGAGCACGCCCGCCGAGTTCGCGACCGCCGCGACGGCCGCGGGGATGGACCCGTCGGACGTGGCCCGGCTCACAGAGGTCTTCGAGGAAGTGCGCTACGGCGGCGAGGAGCCGACGGCTGAACGCGAGCGAGCGGCCGTCGAGACGCTGCGGCGGATCGAGGCGACCTACGCCGACGCGGACGCCGAGGGGTCGCGGGGCGAGGACGGTGTCGACGGGGAGGCGAACGACCGATGA
- a CDS encoding DHH family phosphoesterase, with translation MSEPSTTRPAGELRDLLGAGESITILCHNNPDPDCLASALALGQIAASAGVDEWQIVYSGEISHQQNRAFVTLLDIDLERFDPETVRDRPEASLLAFVDHSVPGQNNRVPEGTPVDIVVDHHPADEVDARFVDRREAVGATATIFTEYVRDLDTNLDADLATALLFAIRRETLEFLRGTTRAEYEAAGFLQEHADTDLLRQLASPSASGATLDAIATAIENRRTRGSVLISHVGRTTEHDALPQAADYLQTLEGVETAIVFGIVGRSIHLSGRTTDPRIHLGDALDDAFADVGTAGGHQDMAGGEVPLGVFADYTADDEHLLAMVEAVVSDRLVSELRLSEDSSG, from the coding sequence ATGAGCGAGCCATCGACGACGCGCCCCGCCGGCGAGCTTCGCGACCTGCTCGGAGCGGGCGAATCGATCACCATCCTCTGTCACAACAACCCTGACCCCGATTGCCTGGCGAGCGCGCTCGCGCTCGGACAGATCGCCGCGTCCGCCGGCGTCGACGAGTGGCAGATCGTCTACAGCGGAGAGATCTCCCACCAGCAGAATCGCGCGTTCGTCACCCTGCTCGACATCGACTTAGAGCGGTTCGACCCCGAGACGGTTCGGGACCGGCCCGAAGCGTCGCTGCTCGCGTTCGTCGACCACTCGGTCCCCGGCCAGAACAACCGGGTCCCCGAGGGGACTCCCGTCGATATCGTCGTCGACCACCACCCGGCCGACGAGGTCGACGCCCGGTTCGTCGACCGCCGCGAGGCGGTCGGCGCGACCGCCACCATCTTCACCGAGTACGTCCGCGACCTCGACACGAACCTCGACGCGGACCTCGCGACCGCACTGTTGTTCGCGATCCGCCGGGAGACCCTGGAGTTCCTCCGCGGGACGACCCGCGCCGAGTACGAGGCCGCCGGCTTCCTCCAGGAACACGCCGACACCGACCTGCTCCGGCAACTGGCCAGCCCGTCGGCCAGCGGCGCTACGCTCGACGCCATCGCCACCGCCATCGAGAACCGCCGCACCCGCGGCTCGGTGCTCATCTCCCACGTCGGCCGCACCACCGAACACGACGCCCTCCCCCAGGCCGCCGACTACCTCCAGACGCTCGAAGGCGTCGAGACCGCCATCGTCTTCGGCATCGTCGGCCGCTCGATCCATCTCAGCGGGCGGACGACCGACCCGCGCATCCACCTCGGCGACGCGCTCGACGACGCCTTCGCCGACGTGGGCACCGCCGGCGGCCACCAGGACATGGCCGGCGGCGAAGTTCCGCTGGGCGTCTTCGCCGACTACACCGCCGACGACGAGCACCTGCTCGCCATGGTCGAAGCGGTCGTCAGCGACCGCCTCGTCTCCGAGTTGCGGCTTTCCGAGGACTCGTCAGGGTGA